In Anaerolineales bacterium, the following proteins share a genomic window:
- a CDS encoding carboxypeptidase regulatory-like domain-containing protein, whose protein sequence is MFTKIIKITVALLCLSALTVPSSVRSAAGDIQPFASASECPDANGDGHGDVTDNVDFGKFPDTQLYHDLWNEKAGCHYDHEHGDNPALADSYFGKAGQLWGGQSISYPFYTSPMENTHKHSGHKYYVRTPGFNPFPPCGTENVSDNNPSGIGNNCIIAARVILHTIAGTMDTLARYHSGYIEAYICKYPGYTSCGTIKTGGWFDFGDLKAPHYSDRVVRPGGTVDFGGIVMDFAPDGPDLPAQSGEPYVFMIDYTPEKLAEYRAHPPTAPKATMDQWSSNDFDCEPRPANDPCHNQYTHMLVQVGDSWNLLDKANPNNIIWICRGEPNCEYNGSLTGLNELWFKVLQTWQPSGNGFVTLTGWSDRWGNPRFDNVCKSVSVDCVPFVLDHAPVGTAAVRNDPGCECFVVEHDIYFNGKTSGWIKFSSQAHESHPTSTPPPSSPTNTPSSPDIFVSTDVNPANLAIGAAALVSVNLNNVPTEGYQSAEFTCTYNAGLVEKSNVVATSLFGADSAVVIHDSQPGSFIVAIAGANGNKATTSGTAFTFSLKGLQAGQAPIQCAARVSKGDNIPLPLPASNANLTVLGTEPSPTMPPHDSPTPTPGDGGHEHPTATEPPLGSPTPLPPTDGALTGQILASKPVTVTLYDANNVVVQSLTANPDGTFMLLAPAGAYTLTVTADGFLGYQGAVTLTAGNTIVKPAINLPAGDIDGNNVIDQFDALTIGMSYTSSTPSAADLNNDGVIDFLDLELLAENYRKTGPLVWE, encoded by the coding sequence ATGTTTACGAAAATCATCAAGATAACTGTGGCGTTGCTGTGTTTGTCTGCTCTCACAGTTCCATCGAGTGTACGATCCGCAGCCGGTGATATCCAGCCATTTGCTAGTGCATCGGAGTGTCCGGATGCCAATGGTGATGGGCATGGGGATGTAACCGACAACGTAGATTTTGGAAAGTTCCCGGATACGCAACTTTATCACGATTTATGGAATGAAAAAGCCGGGTGTCACTATGACCATGAACATGGTGATAATCCAGCTCTTGCAGATTCCTACTTTGGGAAGGCTGGTCAACTTTGGGGTGGGCAGTCCATCAGCTATCCGTTTTACACGAGCCCAATGGAGAATACCCACAAACATTCCGGTCACAAGTATTATGTTCGTACGCCCGGATTCAATCCATTTCCTCCCTGCGGGACTGAGAATGTTTCGGATAATAACCCGTCGGGTATTGGGAATAATTGCATAATCGCGGCGCGTGTAATACTCCATACCATAGCTGGCACTATGGACACCCTGGCGCGCTACCACTCAGGTTATATTGAGGCATATATATGCAAGTATCCTGGGTACACATCCTGTGGAACGATAAAAACAGGCGGCTGGTTTGATTTCGGTGACCTGAAAGCGCCGCATTACAGCGACCGCGTTGTACGGCCGGGTGGGACAGTTGACTTCGGGGGAATTGTGATGGATTTTGCTCCAGATGGACCAGATCTACCTGCCCAAAGCGGTGAGCCGTATGTGTTCATGATTGACTATACTCCCGAAAAACTGGCGGAGTACCGCGCTCATCCCCCAACAGCGCCGAAAGCAACAATGGATCAATGGTCCTCGAACGATTTTGATTGCGAACCACGTCCTGCTAACGATCCATGCCACAACCAGTATACGCACATGCTAGTACAAGTGGGCGACAGCTGGAATCTTTTGGATAAGGCAAACCCGAATAACATCATTTGGATTTGTCGAGGTGAACCCAATTGCGAGTATAACGGATCGCTTACAGGCTTGAACGAACTGTGGTTTAAAGTTTTGCAAACTTGGCAGCCTAGCGGCAACGGTTTTGTAACCCTTACAGGCTGGTCAGATCGATGGGGGAACCCGCGTTTCGATAATGTATGCAAATCAGTATCTGTCGACTGTGTACCGTTTGTGCTCGATCATGCGCCAGTGGGAACGGCGGCGGTTCGCAATGATCCAGGCTGTGAGTGTTTTGTGGTGGAACATGACATATATTTCAATGGCAAAACCAGTGGCTGGATTAAGTTTTCCAGCCAAGCACACGAATCTCACCCAACAAGCACGCCTCCGCCCTCATCGCCTACAAACACACCTTCTTCACCAGACATATTCGTCTCCACGGATGTCAATCCCGCAAACCTCGCTATTGGCGCCGCCGCGTTAGTCAGCGTTAATCTCAACAATGTGCCTACTGAAGGTTATCAAAGCGCAGAGTTTACTTGTACTTATAACGCTGGCTTGGTGGAAAAAAGTAATGTCGTTGCCACTAGCCTCTTTGGCGCTGATTCGGCGGTTGTAATCCATGATTCGCAACCCGGATCATTCATCGTCGCGATCGCGGGCGCGAATGGCAATAAGGCGACAACAAGCGGTACGGCATTTACTTTTAGCCTTAAAGGCTTGCAGGCTGGGCAGGCGCCAATTCAATGTGCGGCGCGGGTTTCAAAAGGCGACAATATCCCGCTTCCGCTTCCAGCGTCGAACGCCAACCTGACGGTGCTTGGAACTGAGCCTTCGCCGACCATGCCTCCACATGATTCTCCGACTCCCACTCCGGGCGATGGCGGTCATGAACATCCCACCGCGACCGAGCCGCCGCTTGGCTCTCCAACCCCGCTGCCTCCAACCGACGGCGCGCTGACTGGGCAGATTCTCGCTAGCAAACCCGTGACGGTGACCCTATATGACGCGAACAATGTGGTCGTTCAGTCCTTGACAGCGAACCCCGATGGAACATTTATGTTGCTGGCGCCCGCTGGAGCCTATACGTTAACCGTTACAGCCGATGGCTTCCTCGGATACCAAGGCGCAGTGACTCTTACCGCAGGAAACACGATTGTAAAACCTGCCATCAATCTCCCGGCAGGCGATATTGATGGCAACAATGTGATTGACCAATTCGACGCTTTGACGATTGGGATGAGTTACACCTCCTCCACGCCCAGCGCGGCAGACCTGAACAACGACGGCGTGATCGACTTCCTTGATCTGGAACTGCTCGCTGAGAACTATCGTAAAACAGGTCCGTTAGTCTGGGAATAG
- a CDS encoding FAD-dependent oxidoreductase yields MDSKPDILIIGGGVIGVCSAYYLVQKGVQVTLIEKDEIASGCSYGNGGLIVPSHSVPLASPSALGSGLRWLFDLESPFYIKPRMDLELLRWLIRFVLDSREKQMLKSLPILRDLLLASRALYEDLAKNAGFDFGFEGKGSLLVCLSERALEKERREIHLFERFKIPVSAVNREEALEIEPALSPNIAGGVYYPRDGRIDPRRFVVGLAEKAKKLGAQFHTETEAMGVESENGRVAIVHTTRGEFHPKQVILASGSWSPGVARALSLRIPIQPAKGYSVTLENPPVTPRLPLLFSEARTVINPLGHALRVAGTLELAGMDFSFNPKRIRAMQKASAEYLPGLSEARVIEIWRGLRPCTPDGLPILSRVKEFANLIVAAGHAMLGMSLGPVTGKLVAQLALAEQTDLNLAPLAANRF; encoded by the coding sequence ATGGATTCCAAACCAGATATTCTCATCATCGGTGGCGGAGTGATTGGCGTCTGTTCGGCATACTATCTGGTGCAAAAAGGCGTGCAAGTTACGCTGATCGAAAAAGACGAGATCGCCTCCGGTTGCTCGTATGGCAATGGTGGATTGATCGTCCCGAGTCATAGTGTTCCGCTTGCCTCGCCGAGCGCGTTGGGGAGCGGCTTGCGCTGGTTATTCGATTTGGAGAGTCCGTTCTATATCAAGCCGCGTATGGATCTTGAATTGTTGCGCTGGTTGATACGCTTTGTTTTGGATAGCCGCGAAAAACAGATGTTGAAGTCTCTGCCAATACTGCGCGACCTTTTATTGGCAAGCCGCGCATTGTATGAGGACCTCGCAAAGAACGCAGGTTTTGATTTTGGCTTCGAAGGCAAGGGGTCGTTGCTCGTATGTTTATCCGAGCGCGCGCTGGAAAAAGAACGCCGTGAAATTCATCTCTTCGAGCGTTTCAAGATTCCTGTCAGCGCAGTCAACCGCGAAGAAGCGCTTGAGATCGAACCTGCGCTGTCGCCCAACATCGCGGGCGGCGTGTACTATCCGCGCGATGGACGCATTGATCCGCGTCGCTTTGTCGTTGGGTTGGCGGAAAAAGCTAAAAAGTTGGGCGCGCAGTTTCACACAGAGACCGAAGCGATGGGGGTTGAATCCGAAAACGGACGCGTCGCGATAGTCCACACCACGCGTGGAGAATTTCATCCAAAACAGGTTATCCTTGCAAGCGGTTCATGGTCGCCGGGAGTTGCGCGCGCGTTGAGCCTGCGAATCCCGATTCAGCCCGCGAAGGGATACAGCGTGACGTTGGAAAATCCGCCTGTAACGCCGCGCCTGCCTTTGCTGTTTTCGGAGGCGCGGACAGTGATCAACCCACTGGGACATGCGCTTCGCGTCGCAGGGACGCTTGAACTTGCCGGAATGGATTTTTCTTTCAACCCCAAGCGGATTCGCGCCATGCAGAAAGCGTCTGCCGAATATTTGCCCGGCTTGAGCGAAGCGCGGGTGATCGAGATTTGGCGAGGTCTCCGTCCCTGCACCCCAGATGGATTGCCGATTCTTTCGCGCGTAAAAGAATTTGCGAACCTCATCGTTGCCGCAGGTCATGCCATGCTGGGCATGTCGCTTGGACCAGTGACTGGAAAATTGGTCGCGCAGTTGGCGCTCGCTGAACAGACTGATCTGAACCTTGCTCCGCTTGCCGCGAATCGCTTTTGA
- a CDS encoding ABC transporter ATP-binding protein, which produces MTDVVSVRDLHFSYPDGHAALRGVSFSLCAGDKVALVGPNGAGKSTLMLQLNGILTGRGEIAIGDMRLTRDNLPVIRGMVGLVFQNPDDQLFSPTVFEDVAFGPLHMGLPEEEVFRRVDAALESVRMTSYRDRLSHHLSVGEKKRIAIATVLSMNPSILILDEPSAGLDPRARRTLINLLRDLPITMLVSTHDMKLVEELFPRTIVMDEGLIVADGATQEILGDEKFLNEHGLEKP; this is translated from the coding sequence GTGACCGACGTTGTTTCAGTGAGAGACCTGCACTTTTCGTATCCCGATGGACACGCGGCGTTGCGCGGCGTTTCGTTTTCGTTGTGCGCGGGCGACAAGGTCGCGCTGGTGGGACCGAACGGCGCGGGGAAGTCTACCTTGATGCTGCAACTCAACGGGATTCTGACCGGGCGCGGCGAGATCGCAATCGGGGATATGCGCCTCACCCGTGACAATCTACCGGTCATTCGCGGAATGGTCGGGCTGGTCTTCCAAAACCCCGACGATCAACTCTTCTCGCCGACCGTCTTCGAGGATGTAGCGTTCGGTCCGCTCCACATGGGACTGCCCGAGGAAGAGGTGTTCAGGCGCGTGGACGCCGCGCTCGAATCCGTGCGCATGACTTCGTATCGCGACCGCCTCTCGCATCATTTGAGCGTGGGCGAAAAGAAGCGCATCGCGATCGCCACCGTCCTTTCGATGAACCCCAGCATTTTGATTCTCGACGAACCCTCCGCCGGGCTCGACCCGCGCGCCCGGCGGACCTTGATCAACCTCTTGCGCGATCTGCCGATCACCATGCTGGTCTCCACGCACGATATGAAGTTAGTGGAGGAATTGTTCCCGCGCACGATCGTGATGGACGAAGGCTTGATCGTGGCAGACGGCGCAACGCAAGAAATTTTGGGGGACGAGAAGTTTTTGAATGAGCATGGGTTGGAGAAGCCGTGA
- the cbiQ gene encoding cobalt ECF transporter T component CbiQ, producing the protein MHSDAFDRYHHGHSPIHDLDPRVKVVVTIGFILSNALLPDGAWLAFLLAWMFILIANAFSGLGFGFTFRRSFIALPFALAAVTVLFSIPGAPVTSFRFLMWDFTITDAGLLRFVSIVVRSWLSVQMAILLVAVTEFPKIVHALNHLRVPTILTVIISFLYRYLFVLTDEVMRLLRAREARSAGAAGKRGGGSVAWRARVAGNMAGQLFLRSYERSDRVYNAMLSRGYKGELMTIHPHRFQAGDLLIGLFALVCLALMQVAGRLP; encoded by the coding sequence ATGCACTCCGACGCGTTTGACCGCTATCATCATGGACATAGCCCGATCCACGACCTTGATCCTCGAGTCAAGGTCGTGGTGACGATTGGTTTCATCCTTTCGAATGCGCTGCTTCCAGACGGCGCGTGGCTGGCGTTCCTGCTGGCGTGGATGTTCATCCTGATCGCAAACGCTTTTTCCGGGCTTGGATTTGGCTTCACGTTTCGGCGTTCGTTTATCGCCTTGCCATTTGCACTTGCCGCGGTTACCGTTTTATTCTCCATCCCCGGCGCGCCGGTGACTTCGTTTCGATTCTTGATGTGGGATTTCACGATCACCGACGCGGGTCTTCTGCGCTTCGTGAGCATTGTCGTCCGTTCGTGGCTTTCGGTGCAGATGGCGATCCTGCTCGTCGCCGTCACCGAGTTCCCGAAGATCGTCCACGCACTCAATCATCTGCGCGTACCGACGATCCTGACCGTCATCATTTCATTTTTGTATCGCTACCTTTTTGTCCTCACCGATGAAGTGATGCGCCTGCTCCGGGCGCGCGAGGCGCGTTCCGCTGGCGCGGCAGGCAAAAGGGGAGGGGGAAGCGTGGCGTGGCGGGCGCGCGTCGCCGGAAATATGGCGGGGCAATTATTCTTGCGGAGTTATGAACGCAGCGACCGCGTCTACAATGCGATGCTTTCGCGCGGCTACAAAGGCGAGTTGATGACGATCCATCCGCATCGTTTTCAAGCGGGCGATTTGCTGATCGGTCTGTTTGCGCTTGTGTGCCTCGCGCTGATGCAGGTTGCCGGGAGATTGCCGTGA